One window of the Candidatus Coatesbacteria bacterium genome contains the following:
- the trmD gene encoding tRNA (guanosine(37)-N1)-methyltransferase TrmD → MLTIDIVTLHPRSVAAYLETSIPGRAEAKNLARLRARSLLDWCGGDHHLADGLPYGGGAGMILRPEPFFRAVDELKGPQSKVILTDAGGRVLDSDLAKEFSLERHLIFLCGHYKAIDERVRGLADLEVSLGDVVLSGGELAALACADAAVRLLPGVLSDAEAALTDSFEGEGLLDCPWYTRPAVFRGLEVPEVLRSGDHGAIERWRRDKALERTRRRRPDLLEDS, encoded by the coding sequence ATGCTCACCATCGACATCGTCACCCTGCATCCGCGGTCCGTGGCCGCCTACCTGGAGACCAGCATCCCGGGTCGCGCCGAGGCCAAGAACCTGGCCCGGCTGCGGGCGCGCAGCCTGCTGGACTGGTGCGGCGGCGACCATCATCTGGCCGACGGCCTGCCCTACGGCGGCGGGGCGGGGATGATCCTGCGGCCGGAGCCCTTCTTCCGGGCGGTGGATGAGCTTAAGGGTCCGCAATCGAAAGTGATCCTGACCGACGCCGGCGGGCGGGTGCTGGACAGTGACCTGGCCAAGGAGTTCTCGCTGGAGCGGCATCTGATCTTCCTCTGCGGCCACTACAAGGCCATCGACGAGCGGGTGCGCGGCCTGGCGGACCTGGAGGTCTCGCTCGGCGACGTGGTGCTGTCAGGGGGCGAGCTGGCGGCCCTGGCCTGTGCGGACGCGGCGGTGCGCCTGCTGCCCGGGGTGCTCTCCGACGCCGAGGCGGCGTTGACCGACTCCTTCGAAGGCGAGGGGCTGCTGGACTGCCCCTGGTACACCCGGCCGGCGGTCTTCCGGGGGTTGGAGGTGCCCGAAGTGCTGCGCTCGGGGGATCACGGGGCGATCGAGCGCTGGCGGCGCGACAAGGCCCTGGAGCGCACGAGGCGCCGGCGTCCCGACCTGCTCGAGGATTCCTAG